GAAGCATTTGAATTTGAAGCATAAGAATTAAAATTCATCACGAAAGTGATGGATTTTTTTGATTTATTATCAATTGTAGTAGGTGATCGATGATGATGCCTAGGAATATTTGATGAAGTACTCTAATCTGCTTTTTGATGAGTGATAAGACGATATAAGCATTTTATAAGAGGGATTTAAGAAAAATTTTAATTTTTTCTTATTCCTTTTTAATCTTAGGGGATTATACTAGAGTCAACAAAAAAATAAACCAAAGGAGAATCTTATGAAATTCATTCCAAATCAAAAGTATACTCGTTGGTCAATCCGTCGTTTAAGCGTGGGTGTGGCTTCCGTCGTGGTTGCTAGTGGTTTCTTTTTACTAGTTGGGCAACCAAACACTGTGAATGCAGATGTTCTCACTTCAACTCCTGCTCAAGTTCTTCAAGTAGATTCATCATCAGTAGAAAAGAATGAGTTGCCAGAGACAGTTCTGAAAGAAGCTGTAGATTCAGCTCTTCCTGCAAATCAGACGACTCCAACTACAAAGGAAGTAGTCGATGAGACTAATTCTTCAGACAAGTCTAGCCTAGCTTCTAAGGAAGAAGTTGCAAAACTAAAAGAAGAAGAGTCTGTGTCGGAAGTTAACGAACCAAAAGAAGAGAAGGTTATGTCGGAAGTTAACAAACCAAAAGAAGTAGCTAAGCCAGTGGCAAATCCTGATGCAGTTTCAAAACAAGACCGTGAAGCGACTACTCCTCAATCAGTAACAACTCCAGAGGAAGTTAAAAAAGGCGTTACTGAGAATACTAAAGATACAGTAGACGTTCCAGCTAGCTACCTAGAAAAAGCGAATGTTCCAGGTCCATTCTTGGCGGGTGTTAACCAAGTCATCCCGTATGAAGCTTTCGGTGGCGACGGTATGTTGACGCGTCTCTTGCTCAAGTCTTCTGATAAAGCACCATGGTCTGATAATGGCACAGCGAATAATCCAGCTCTCTTGCCGCTTGAAGGTTTGGCCAAAGGTCAATACTTCTACGAAGTAGACTTGAACGGCAATACGACAGGTAAAGACGGACAAGCCCTTCTCGACCAACTTCGTGCTAACGGAACTCACAGTTACCAAGCTACTGTCAAGGTTTATGGCGCCAAAGACGGCAAACCAGATTTAAGCAATCTTGTTGCGACAAAAAATGTGACGGTTGACATGAATGGTCTTATTTCAAAAGAAGCAGTTAAAGATTCAGTCACTAAAAATATTAAAGACCATATTGACGTTCCAGCCAGCTACCTAGAAAAAGCGAATGTTCCTGGTCCATTCTTGGCGGGTGTTAACCAAGTCATCCCGTATGAAGCTTTCGGTGGCGACGGTATGTTGACGCGTCTCTTGCTCAAGTCTTCTGATAAAGCACCATGGTCTGATAATGGCACAGCGAATAATCCAGCTCTCTTGCCGCTTGAAGGCTTGGCTAAAGGCCAATATTTCTACGAAGTGGATTTGAATGGCAACACGACAGGTAAAGACGGACAAGTCCTTCTCGACCAACTTCGCACTAACGGACCTCACAGTTACCAAGCTACTGTCAAAGTTTATGGTGCCAAAGATGGCAAACCAGATTTAAGCAATCTTGTTGCGACAAAAAATGTGACGGTTGACATGAATGCTCTTATTTCAAAAGAAGCAGTTAAAGATTCAGTCACTAAAAATATCAAAGACCATATTGACGTTCCAGCCAGCTACCTAGAAAAAGCGAATGTTCCTGGTCCATTCTTGGCGGGTGTTAACCAAGTCATCCCGTATGAAGCTTTCGGTGGCGACGGCATGTTGACGCGTCTCTTGCTCAAATCTTCTGACAAGGCACCTTGGTCCGACAATGGCATAGCTAAAAACCCAGCTCTCTTACCGCTTGAAGGCTTGGCAAAGGTCAATACTTCTACGAAGTAGATTTGAACGGCAACACGACAGGTAAAGATGGACAAGCCCTTCTCGACCAACTTCGCACTAACGGACCTCACAGTTACCAAGCTACTGTCAAAGTTTATGGTGCCAAAGACGGCAAACCAGATTTAAGCAATCTTGTTGCGATTCGTCAAGTAACGATTCAACTTCGTGGAAAAGAAATGGCAGCAACACCATCTCAAGAAGGTCAAATGAATAAGAAACCTTCTACAACACCATCTCAAGAAGGCCAAATGAATAAGAAGCCTTCTGCAACACCATCTCAAGAAGGTCAGATGAATAAGAAGCCTTCTGCAACAGATTCTATGAGTACAGCCAAGGGTACGAAGGAAGTGGATATTCGCATGACTGATGTGAAGGGGGAACACCCAACTTCTAAGCCGATGGCAGATACGATGAAAAAAAATGATAAGCCTACGTTACCAAAAACTGGTGAAGCTAAAACAGCCACAGCTACCATTGGTTTCTTTGGACTAGCCTTGGCAGGAATTCTTAGCCTTCTAGGTTTGAAAGCAAAACAAGAAGATTAAGGTTCAAATCATTTAAAATTACTAAAAATAGTGTTATACTAAAGCCAGTATAACACTGTTTTTATCAGGAGATTGGCAAATGGGAAAGACAATTTACTCGTTGATGATGAGATGGATATTCTAGATATCCAAAAGCGCTATCTTGTGCAGGCTGGCTATCAGGTTTTAGTGGCTCGAGATGGCGTGGAGGGATTAGATCTTTTTAAAAAGAAATCTGTTGACCTGATCATCACAGATATCATGATGCCAAATATGGACGGTTATGACTTTATCAGTGAGGTTCAGTCTATCGCACCTGATCAACCTTTTCTCTTTACAACGGCTAAGACCAGCGAGCAGGATAAGATTTATGGCTTGAGCTTGGGGGCGGATGACTTTATCTCTAAGCCTTTCAGTCCGCGCGAGCTGGTTCTAAGAGTCAATAATATCTTGCGTCGTATTCAGCGTGGGGACGAGACAGAACAAATTGAGCTCGGTGATTTGGTGATGAATCATGTGGTTCATGAGGTTCGCATCGGGAAGCATTTTTTGGAATTAACAGTGAAGTCCTTTGAACTGCTCTGGATTTTAGCTAGCAATCCTGAGAGAGTTTTTTCAAAGACGGAGCTTTACGAGAAGGTGTGGCAGGAAGACTATGTAGATGACACCAATACCCTTAATGTTCATATCCATGCACTCAGACAAGAATTGACCAAGTATGCCAGTTCAGACACTCCTGCCATCAAAACTGTCTGGGGTCTTGGGTATAAAATGGAAAGGCCACGAGGTATAAAATGAAATTAAAAAGTTATATTCTAGTAGGATATCTGATTTCTAGTCTATTAACCATTTTGCTCGTGTTCTGGGCAGTTCAGCGAATGTTGATCGTGAAAAGTGAGATTGATTTTCTAGTTGGAATGACCTTGATTGCTAGTTTTATTGGAGCAGCAGTCAGTCTCATTCTCTTATCGCCAGTATTTTCTTCCCTTCGGCATCTGAAAAAACAAGCCCAGGATATAGCCAGCAAGGATTTTGGAACAGAGATTGAAGCCAAGGGACCTATTGAATTTCAGGAGTTGGGTCAGGCTTTTAATGATATGTCTCATAACTTGCAAGAAACGTTTGCATCACTTGATGAAAGTGAGCGCGAAAAGGGAATGATGATTGCCCAGCTTTCTCACGATATTAAAACTCCCATCACCTCTATTCAAGCGACTGTGGAGGGTATTTTGGATGGAGTGATCAAGGAAGAGGAGCAGATTCATTATTTAACAACCATTAGTCGTCAGACAGAGCGTTTAAATAAACTAGTGGAAGAATTGGATGTTTTGACTCTTAATGCCCAGCCTCGATCAGAATCAGATGGAGAAGCCGAAATAGTCTTTATAGACCAGCTATTGATTGAGGCCATGAGTGAATTTCAGCTCTTGATTGAGCAGGAAGAGCGGGACATTTACATTCAAGTGTCTCCTGAGTCTGCAAAAATTAAGAGTCATTATGACAAACTTTCCCGTATCTTGGTCAACTTGCTAAATAATGCTTTTAAGTATTCAGACCCAGGAACTAAAATTGAGGTTACGGCTCAATTAACTGAGCAAGTCTTGACAATCAGTGTGAAAGATGAAGGACAGGGCATTGCTCCCGAGGATTTGGATAAGATTTTTAAACGCCTCTACCGTGTGGAAACTTCACGTAATATGAAGACAGGAGGCCATGGTCTGGGGCTTGCGATTGCGCGTGAGTTGGCTCATCAGCTGGGTGGAGAAATTACAGTCGAAAGCCAGTATGGCCTAGGAAGCACCTTTACATTTGCTCTCAACTTAACATAAATCCTCAGTAAGTAGTGAACGCTTTTAACTCATAGTGTGGAAAAGATAAAACCAAATTCAAGTTTTTTCAAATCTATCTCCCTATTTTTAGGGGGATTTTTATTTTATACTATAGTCAGAAAATGATCGAGAGGTTTTTGAAATGGCTACAAGTTTTTTGTTCTTTATTTCAGTTTTTCTGGCAGGGATTCTTTCCTTTTTCTCCCCTTGTATCTTACCGCTGATGCCGGTTTATGTGGGAATCTTATTAGATGAAGATCAGCCGAGGACGTTCAAGTTTCTAGGACGAGAGGTTTCTTGGTATGGGATGGTCAAAACACTCTGTTTTATAGCGGGATTGTCGACTGTATTTTTAGTCTTGGGCTATGGTGCTGGTGCTCTAGGGCAGGTCCTATATGCCCCTTGGTTTCGCTATCTTTTGGGTGGAATTGTCATATTATTGGGAATCCACCAAACGGGCGTCATCAATATCCAGCAGCTGCAAAAGCAAAAAAGCATCCAGTTTAAACAGAATAGTAAACGGAGTGACTTGCTTAATGCCTTTATTTTAGGGATTACTTTTAGCTTTGGTTGGACACCCTGTGTAGGGCCTGTTCTGAGCTCTGTATTAGCGATTGCTGCTTCTGGAGGAGATGGCGCTCTTCAGGGAGGCTTGCTTATGTTGGTTTATACACTTGGCTTAGCCCTTCCTTTTCTAGCCATGGCTTTAGCTTCTGGCTGGGTATTACAGCGCTTTGCAAAACTCAAACCTTATATGGGAACACTTAAGAAAGTTGGCGGAGTTCTCATCATTCTTATGGGAATTCTACTTATGCTCGGAAATCTAAATGCTTTAGCGTCACTATTTGGATAAAATTATATAATTAAAGGAGAACTATCATGAAAAAAATCGCTACTCTTACAATGGCTACTCTTAGTATCTTTGCCTTGGCTGCTTGCTCCAGTCAAAAGTCAAATTCAGACATGAAAAAGATGGATGACAGTAGCATGATGAAGAAGGATGATATGAAAAAAGATGACATGAAGAAGGAGAATATGAAAGACTCTAGCATGTCTGATGATAAAATGAAAAAGGATGATATGAAGGACTCGTCTATGATGTCCGACAGTAAGTCTGATATGAAAGATGACATGAAATCTAGTGATTCAAGCATGAAGGATGAAATGAAAGATTCATCTGAAATGTCATCTGATAAATAAAATTATCAATAAGGCTGGAAGTCGTCAATTTTGTCGGCTTTCTCCTTGTTTGGAGAGGAAAGAATACTATGAGAAAACTGTCTCTATTAACCGCAGGTCTGTTTTGTGTAGGATTATTGGGAGCTTGCTCAAATCAGCAAATGAATTCGGAAGCTTCTAAAAATGATAAAAGTTCCATGACTAG
This genomic window from Streptococcus cristatus AS 1.3089 contains:
- a CDS encoding sensor histidine kinase, whose amino-acid sequence is MKLKSYILVGYLISSLLTILLVFWAVQRMLIVKSEIDFLVGMTLIASFIGAAVSLILLSPVFSSLRHLKKQAQDIASKDFGTEIEAKGPIEFQELGQAFNDMSHNLQETFASLDESEREKGMMIAQLSHDIKTPITSIQATVEGILDGVIKEEEQIHYLTTISRQTERLNKLVEELDVLTLNAQPRSESDGEAEIVFIDQLLIEAMSEFQLLIEQEERDIYIQVSPESAKIKSHYDKLSRILVNLLNNAFKYSDPGTKIEVTAQLTEQVLTISVKDEGQGIAPEDLDKIFKRLYRVETSRNMKTGGHGLGLAIARELAHQLGGEITVESQYGLGSTFTFALNLT
- the ccdA2 gene encoding thiol-disulfide oxidoreductase-associated membrane protein CcdA2; amino-acid sequence: MATSFLFFISVFLAGILSFFSPCILPLMPVYVGILLDEDQPRTFKFLGREVSWYGMVKTLCFIAGLSTVFLVLGYGAGALGQVLYAPWFRYLLGGIVILLGIHQTGVINIQQLQKQKSIQFKQNSKRSDLLNAFILGITFSFGWTPCVGPVLSSVLAIAASGGDGALQGGLLMLVYTLGLALPFLAMALASGWVLQRFAKLKPYMGTLKKVGGVLIILMGILLMLGNLNALASLFG
- a CDS encoding lipase chaperone, whose translation is MKKIATLTMATLSIFALAACSSQKSNSDMKKMDDSSMMKKDDMKKDDMKKENMKDSSMSDDKMKKDDMKDSSMMSDSKSDMKDDMKSSDSSMKDEMKDSSEMSSDK
- a CDS encoding response regulator transcription factor, with protein sequence MDILDIQKRYLVQAGYQVLVARDGVEGLDLFKKKSVDLIITDIMMPNMDGYDFISEVQSIAPDQPFLFTTAKTSEQDKIYGLSLGADDFISKPFSPRELVLRVNNILRRIQRGDETEQIELGDLVMNHVVHEVRIGKHFLELTVKSFELLWILASNPERVFSKTELYEKVWQEDYVDDTNTLNVHIHALRQELTKYASSDTPAIKTVWGLGYKMERPRGIK